GCTGGCGAGAGCGAATACGAAGAAGCTCTTGTTTTTGAGGAGGCCCCAAGCGTCTTTACCGACGATTTCGCCGACAGCGATTTTCTTACCTTTGGATGGAGGAGCTGTTTTTGGAAGGGTGAGGCAGTAGATGCCAAGTAGCGCAGAAGCAATGGCTGCAGCGGTGAAGATGTGCTGGGAATTGTCAGAGAATGAAATGCTAGCCATTACAGAATTCAATTTTTCTGTAGCTGTTGCAATATCTGCCTGGATTCCACTTTCTGTAGCGGCTGCTAGGCCTTCTTTAGCTTCATTGACCAGTGCTTGTTCTCCTGTGAACATGCGTGATCCCCACATCACCCAGTTACCCACGATCCAGCCAATGGTGCCTAGTACGCGTACTATGGGGAACTGCTTCTCGGCATTGTCGAGGTGGCTGAAGGAGAGACTTGCTGTCAGGCCGAGAGTTGGCATGAAGCAGATCATGTAAGCCAACAAGCAGAGAATCATAGGATGGCTAAACTGACCAAGAAGTGAGTCTGGTGCTCCAGCAGAGGCTAGGCTTGGTGCGTAGTACAGTAGTGCTGCACCAATAAGGAAGAGGATTGAGAGAACTTTCTCTGTATTGAGGAATCGGTCAGCGATGAGTCCCAAGGTAAGTGGGGCTAGGATGGCTGCGATAGGGGCTACTGTATAGGCGGCCGCGTCGTAGGATCCACCTGCACCGATGGCAGTCATGCCGTTTTGGTCAAGGAATCCCCAGAGGGCTACATACCATGCTCCCCAGATAAAGAACTGGAGGAACATCATGATCGATAACCGGATGACGGTTCCGGTAGAGCTGGCTTTAGCGTTACTCATAGTTAGGTTAAGTATAGTTGATTAATAGCGTTGTAAGAGTACGTGCGCGTTAGGGCATCATTTCATAAAGGACATTGTTAGCCATGGGAAGAGTGAATTTTGACGATGACTAGCTAAAAAGTGTGCAGGTCATCGTGACAGCTTGTCCGCTTATTCTGTGTCACTATGGCGCGCTACTGTGTCGCGCTGGCGTGTCATTTTGTCCCTTTTGAGGGGTGTTTGAAGGAGCGTGCTGTTACGGGTTCCATTGTGTTTTGTTGATATAGAGAGGGTTGGTTCTTTGCTTGGGCGGGTGGCATGAAACCTGCGTTAGTAAATGGTAAGAACGCGCCTGCGCGCGCCAAAGGCATGCAGGCTGATATTTAACCTCAATAGAAAGAAACAAAGATTATGGCTAAAATTCTAGGAATCGACTTGGGTACA
The sequence above is drawn from the Rubritalea squalenifaciens DSM 18772 genome and encodes:
- a CDS encoding MFS transporter yields the protein MSNAKASSTGTVIRLSIMMFLQFFIWGAWYVALWGFLDQNGMTAIGAGGSYDAAAYTVAPIAAILAPLTLGLIADRFLNTEKVLSILFLIGAALLYYAPSLASAGAPDSLLGQFSHPMILCLLAYMICFMPTLGLTASLSFSHLDNAEKQFPIVRVLGTIGWIVGNWVMWGSRMFTGEQALVNEAKEGLAAATESGIQADIATATEKLNSVMASISFSDNSQHIFTAAAIASALLGIYCLTLPKTAPPSKGKKIAVGEIVGKDAWGLLKNKSFFVFALASFLICIPLAGYYAKGYGYVGEMGVTLFGSTTGAMSTGQMSEIIFMLIMPFCFARLGVKWMLTIGMAAWVARYGLWGYAFGQEGPMLTLPIFIGILLHGICYDFFFVTGMIYTDKKAPPAIRNQAQSLVVMLTQGLGLGIGAQLFGQWTGMCTSDGVIDFAKFWYVPAAFALGVMVLFFMFFWDKVKTDDVDLEEAAEAATPDSESAM